In Ctenopharyngodon idella isolate HZGC_01 chromosome 20, HZGC01, whole genome shotgun sequence, the following proteins share a genomic window:
- the LOC127502805 gene encoding leucine-rich alpha-2-glycoprotein-like — MNSYYFLTVAGVLSCFVAGGGVSHQGKCRRVLRSDEVRVICLYANFTQLPSKDFPGNTTDLNVRFSNLSSITSDDLKIFSQLRQLSLIRNQLRTLPADLLKGLSNLHILDLTGNKLTSLSSRVFHHSPLVELTLSDNLLYELDADCLPVNSSLLRLDLSSNRFTQLPVAFLQRLNNLESLDFKNNQLEELTPGALTSLSKLEALYLENNRLKSLDPSAFSGNPNLRQMFLSGNCLASLPAGLFLKQDELVFLDLRNNYLQSLTPGILDGLLYAVLSGNPWHCNSSLAYLWHWLHMNEKRLFHHDKITCQTPEHMKGRNITGITAAELGIKK; from the exons ATGAACAGCTATTATTTTCTAACAGTTGCAGGGGTACTGAGCTGCTTTGTTGCTGGTGGTGGTGTTTCGCACCAAGGAAAATGCAGACGTGTCTTAAGATCCGATGAGGTCAGAGTCATTTGTCTTTATGCTAACTTTACGCAGTTACCCAGTAAGGATTTCCCGGGTAACACTACAGACCTCAATGTCCGCTTTAGCAATTTAAGCTCCATAACCTCTGATGACCTGAAGATCTTCTCCCAACTGAGGCAGCTCAGTCTGATCAGAAACCAGCTGCGTACATTACCTGCAGACCTGCTTAAGGGCCTGTCAAATCTTCACATCCTTGACCTTACAG GTAACAAACTGACATCTTTATCGTCGCGAGTGTTTCATCATTCTCCTCTTGTGGAGCTCACACTCTCAGATAACCTGCTCTACGAGCTAGATGCTGACTGTCTGCCTGTAAACAGCTCCCTCCTGAGGTTGGACTTGTCATCTAACAGATTCACCCAGTTACCTGTGGCCTTCCTGCAAAGACTCAATAATCTTGAGAGCTTAGACTTCAAAAATAACCAGCTGGAGGAGCTGACTCCTGGAGCTCTTACCTCTCTGTCCAAGCTTGAGGCTTTGTACCTGGAAAACAACAGACTGAAGTCCTTAGATCCATCAGCCTTCAGTGGTAACCCAAACCTCCGGCAGATGTTCTTGAGTGGCAATTGTTTGGCGAGCCTCCCTGCTGGACTCTTCCTTAAGCAGGATGAGCTTGTTTTCCTTGACCTCAGAAACAACTATCTGCAAAGCTTGACTCCAGGTATTTTGGATGGACTTTTGTATGCTGTGTTGTCTGGTAATCCATGGCACTGCAACTCTAGTTTGGCATATCTATGGCACTGGTTGCATATGAATGAAAAAAGACTTTTTCATCATGATAAAATCACTTGTCAAACACCTGAACACATGAAGGGTAGAAACATCACTGGAATTACTGCCGCGGAGCTTGGGATCAAGAAGTAA